In Sandaracinaceae bacterium, the DNA window TCCTCGAAGGCGAGACCTCGCTGCGCTACGTCGGCGCGCAGGCACGGCCGGAGCTGCCGGCGCATCTCCGTGCGGGCTCGGCGGTCCGCCGGTGGGGCGGCAGGCTAGTGGTCGTGCAAGACGATGTGCACGCGCTCGGCTTCCTGGACGAGGTCACGGGAGACATCACCGCGCTGCTGCTGCCGCCCGGGGCCGATGGCAGCCATGTGTTCGGAGACGACCTCGGCAACAAGGCGCTGAAGATGGACCTCGAGGCGTGCGTGACCCTGCCGGATGGGCGGCTCGTCGCGCTCGGCTCGGGGTCCACCCCGGCCCGCGAGCGCCTGGTGGTCGTGGGCCCAGCGGGCGATGTGCGCCAACAGAACGCCCATGCACTCTACGCAGCCATGCACGCGCGCCCCGAGTTCACGGGCTCGGAGCTCAACATCGAAGGGGCCACCGTGGTGGGCGCGGCGCTCCTGCTCTTCCAGCGCGGCAACGGGGCACCGCGAGACGGGCGGCTGCCGGTGAACGCCGTGGGGCGCATGGAGCTCGGTGCGTTCGTGTCGTTCCTCGACGGCGGTCCTGCGCCGGTGCTGGGCGACGTGGTCCAAGTGGACCTCGGGCAGGTGGGCCGCGTGCGCTTCGGGTTCACGGACGCGTGCACGCTCCCAGACGGGCGCGTAGCGTTCCTCGCTGGCGCCGAAGACTCGCCGGACACCTACCGCGACGGGCAGGTCGTGGGCTGCCGCTTCGGCCTGCTCGATGGAAGCTCGGCCACCTACACGGACGTGCAGACGCCCGATGGGTCAGGGAGTCGGCTGAAGCTGGAGGGGCTCGACTTCGTCGCCGAGCACCCCGATGGCACCCTCGAGTTCGTGGTCGTCGCGGACATGGACGACCCCCACGTGCCGGCCCTGCGCGCCTCCCTGCGCGTACGCGGCGCGGCGACCACCCCCACAGACGCGCCCTCGGAAGGGAGCCACCCATGAGCGACCCGTCGCAGCCAGTGCCCACCCCACGCGTGCTCTCCATGACGCAGCTGATGACGCCGGACATGGTGAACTTCTCCGGCAAGATCCACGGCGGCGCGCTGCTCAAGATCCTCGACGAGGTCGCCTTCACCTGCGCGGCCCGCTACACGGGGCGCTACGTGGTGACCCTGCTGGTGGACGACGTGCGCTTCCGCGCGCCGGTGCACGTGGGCGAGCTGGTCACCTTCCTCGCGTCGGTGAACTGGGTGGGCCGCACGTCGCTCGAGGTGGGCATCCGCGTGGTGGCCGAGAACTACCGCACTGGCAGCTCGCGGCACGTCATCTCCTGCTTCTTCGTGATGGTGGCCATGGACGACGACGGGCGCCCGCGCGAGGTCACCAAGTTCACACCCAGCAACGAGGTGGAACAGCGGCGCTGGGCCGACGCGGAGGGCCGCCAGGAGGTGCTGCGGGCGTCACGCGCCGCGCGCCCGGACGACGGCGAATAGCTCTTCAGCTAAGGCGATTCGGGTTCCCGCGAGGCCCGCAGCAGCTCACCGAAGCGGCCGCCCGTGAGCCCGTCCAGCAGCGCCTCGAGCTCGGCGATGCGCACCACGGACGAGACGCTCACGTCGCCGAGGGCCTGCTCCAGCTGGAGCCTGCGCCGCTCGAAGTAGAGGCCCACCACCAAGCGCACCACCTGCACGCGCGCGGCGGCCTGCGCACGCGCCTCGCGCGACCAGGCGGCTTCGTCGCCCGAGTAGACCGCGCGCGGCAGCTGGAACACCAGCGTGCCCTCGAGCACCGCGTCGTCATCGGTGGAGAGGTTGGTGCCCGTCTGGGTCTCGCTCGCGTCGCGCTCGCGCCCGCGCCGAGCACGCACCCGCAGCTCGGGCAGCAGCGCGCTGCGACGCGCCCTCCGCGCGGCCCGGCTGGGGTCCGTGCTGCCCGCGTCGTGCAGGGTCAGCGCTTCACGCAGCACCTCGGCCACGGTGGGTTCGTGGTCGAAGCTCGCGGCGAGCGCGTCCAGGTCGGGCCGGGGCGGCGCGCCCGTAGTGGCCGGCGGTGGCGCAGGCACCACCGGGCGCGTCTGCGCAGAAGCAGGGCACGTGTGCAGCACCAGCAGGCCTAGGGGGAGCGCGAGCGCGCGCATCGAGGGGGTCACGGGGCCACCCCCCACGCAGCCAGCACGCGCGCCGCACGAACGCGCTCCCAGGCACACGTGTCCACGCGCCTGCACGTTCGGGTGGGCTCTGGAGCCCACGCGTCTTCTTGCGCGCGAGCGGTATCTCGCTCGAG includes these proteins:
- a CDS encoding acyl-CoA thioesterase; the encoded protein is MSDPSQPVPTPRVLSMTQLMTPDMVNFSGKIHGGALLKILDEVAFTCAARYTGRYVVTLLVDDVRFRAPVHVGELVTFLASVNWVGRTSLEVGIRVVAENYRTGSSRHVISCFFVMVAMDDDGRPREVTKFTPSNEVEQRRWADAEGRQEVLRASRAARPDDGE